Proteins from one Deinococcus radiopugnans ATCC 19172 genomic window:
- a CDS encoding 2-isopropylmalate synthase, which yields MTQPQNNQPQSTDRIRIFDTTLRDGEQSPGVALNHAQKLEIAHQLARLGVDVIEAGFPIASPGDLEGVSRIAREVRGPIITGLARAGRADIEAAARAVEAAEKPRIHTFIATSPIHMAKKLNLEPDAVVERAVQAVTLARSFVDDVEFSAEDATRSDWAFLSRIFKAAVEAGATTINVPDTVGYTTPDEMRKLFAFLKAELPAHVILSSHCHDDLGMAVANSIAAAEGGARQIECTINGIGERAGNASLEEIVMAFHTRADHYGYKTGIQTRELYRASRLISRLSGMPVQPNKAIVGDNAFAHESGIHQDGVLKARETYEIMNAELVGREAAVLVMGKHSGRAAFRKALTDLGYADMPDDKVQHLFGRFKDLADRKGQIFSDDLRALVDSRSDVPQTFSLEGFQITSGMNMTPVAFVRLQTPDGPVDATAHGDGPVEAAFQAINKITGLTPTLESYRIQAVTQGGDALGEVSVSARHGETLLHGLGVATDVVEASARAWIRVQNMIVAGMGAERRQGEFAPGRI from the coding sequence ATGACCCAGCCGCAGAACAATCAGCCGCAGAGCACCGACCGCATCCGCATCTTCGACACCACCCTGCGCGACGGCGAGCAGTCGCCGGGCGTGGCCCTGAACCACGCACAGAAGCTGGAAATCGCGCACCAGCTGGCGCGGCTGGGCGTGGACGTGATCGAGGCGGGCTTTCCCATCGCCAGCCCCGGCGACCTGGAGGGGGTCTCGCGGATCGCGCGCGAGGTGCGCGGGCCGATCATCACCGGGCTGGCGCGGGCCGGGCGGGCGGACATCGAGGCGGCGGCGCGGGCGGTGGAAGCGGCGGAAAAGCCCCGCATCCACACCTTTATCGCCACCAGCCCGATTCACATGGCCAAGAAACTGAACCTGGAACCCGACGCCGTGGTGGAACGCGCCGTGCAGGCCGTGACGCTGGCCCGCTCCTTCGTGGACGACGTGGAATTCAGCGCCGAGGACGCCACCCGCAGCGACTGGGCCTTCCTGAGTCGGATTTTCAAGGCCGCCGTGGAAGCCGGAGCCACCACCATCAACGTGCCGGACACCGTGGGCTACACCACCCCCGACGAGATGCGCAAGCTGTTTGCGTTTCTGAAGGCCGAGTTGCCCGCCCACGTCATCCTGAGCAGCCACTGCCACGATGATCTGGGCATGGCGGTGGCGAACTCCATCGCGGCGGCTGAGGGCGGCGCACGCCAGATCGAATGCACCATCAACGGCATCGGCGAGCGGGCCGGAAACGCCAGCCTGGAAGAGATCGTGATGGCCTTTCACACGCGGGCCGATCACTACGGCTACAAGACCGGCATCCAGACCCGCGAGCTGTACCGCGCCAGCCGCCTGATCAGCCGCCTGAGCGGCATGCCCGTGCAGCCCAACAAGGCCATCGTGGGCGACAATGCGTTTGCGCACGAGTCCGGCATTCACCAGGACGGCGTCTTGAAGGCGCGCGAGACCTACGAGATCATGAACGCCGAGCTGGTGGGCCGCGAGGCCGCCGTGCTGGTGATGGGCAAGCACTCGGGCCGCGCCGCCTTCCGCAAGGCACTGACCGATCTGGGCTACGCCGATATGCCCGACGACAAGGTGCAGCACCTGTTCGGGCGCTTCAAGGATCTGGCCGACCGCAAGGGGCAGATCTTCAGTGACGACCTGCGTGCCCTGGTGGACTCCCGCAGCGACGTGCCGCAGACCTTCAGCCTGGAAGGCTTTCAGATCACCTCCGGCATGAACATGACCCCGGTGGCCTTCGTGCGCCTGCAAACCCCGGACGGCCCGGTGGACGCCACCGCGCACGGCGACGGCCCGGTGGAGGCCGCCTTCCAGGCCATCAACAAGATCACGGGCCTCACGCCCACGCTGGAGAGCTACCGCATCCAGGCCGTCACGCAGGGCGGCGACGCGCTGGGCGAGGTCAGCGTCAGCGCCCGCCACGGCGAGACGCTGCTGCACGGTCTGGGCGTCGCCACCGACGTGGTGGAGGCCAGCGCCCGCGCGTGGATTCGTGTGCAGAACATGATCGTGGCCGGCATG
- a CDS encoding M20/M25/M40 family metallo-hydrolase gives MTKADAPDLSAHIERGLTDLRDLVALQSVSAQGRMLPETADAVTALLEAEDFTVARYPGQVAPVLVAEAGSGPFTLLIYNHYDVQPEDPLELWDTPPFELTERDGRLYGRGASDDKGEFVSRLAGLRALRERHGGRLPLKVKWLLEGEEEVGSPSLEAFVRDHADELQADGVWWEFGSVTPEGRPILYAGLKGIVCLELRCRVAASDLHSSTGAVVDNPLWRLAKAVASLRDDTGRVTIPGFHDDVRPASEADLEAIARLPGHGEALYSAYEVTRPLGTPEDHHTRLNLMPVLNVNGFHGGYGDGGSKTVLPAEGFVKIDFRLVPDQNPDRIVQLLRAHLDTQGLQDVDIVELESHQHPARSDLNHPFVQTAVRVAREVYGQDAILNPSSGGSGPMHPFMEYVGAPVIALGIGNVAGRVHAPNENVLRRDFETGVQYALAFMDALGDAKAEAPTGR, from the coding sequence ATGACAAAAGCCGATGCTCCGGACCTCTCCGCCCACATCGAACGCGGCCTGACCGACTTGCGCGATCTGGTGGCGCTGCAAAGCGTCTCCGCGCAGGGCCGCATGCTGCCCGAGACTGCGGACGCCGTGACTGCCCTGCTGGAGGCCGAGGACTTCACGGTGGCCCGCTACCCCGGTCAGGTGGCCCCGGTGCTGGTGGCCGAGGCGGGGAGCGGCCCCTTCACGCTGCTGATCTACAACCACTACGACGTGCAGCCGGAAGACCCGCTGGAGTTGTGGGACACGCCTCCCTTTGAACTCACCGAACGGGATGGCCGACTGTACGGACGCGGGGCGTCGGACGACAAGGGCGAGTTCGTGTCGCGGCTGGCCGGGCTGCGGGCGCTGCGCGAGCGGCACGGCGGCCGCCTGCCCCTCAAGGTGAAATGGCTGCTGGAGGGCGAGGAAGAGGTGGGCAGCCCCAGCCTGGAAGCCTTCGTGAGGGACCACGCCGACGAATTGCAGGCCGACGGCGTGTGGTGGGAATTCGGCAGCGTGACCCCCGAGGGCCGGCCCATCCTGTACGCGGGCCTGAAGGGCATCGTGTGCCTGGAACTGCGCTGCCGGGTGGCGGCCAGCGACCTGCACAGCAGCACCGGCGCGGTGGTGGACAACCCGTTGTGGCGGCTGGCAAAGGCCGTGGCCAGCCTGCGCGACGACACCGGGCGCGTCACCATCCCCGGCTTTCACGACGATGTGCGGCCCGCCAGCGAGGCCGATCTGGAGGCCATCGCCCGGCTGCCCGGCCACGGCGAAGCGCTGTACAGCGCCTACGAGGTCACGCGGCCCCTCGGCACGCCTGAGGACCACCACACCCGCCTGAACCTGATGCCGGTGCTGAACGTCAACGGCTTTCACGGCGGCTACGGCGATGGCGGCAGCAAGACCGTGCTGCCCGCCGAGGGCTTCGTCAAGATCGACTTCCGGCTGGTGCCGGACCAGAACCCCGACAGGATCGTGCAACTGCTGCGCGCCCATCTGGACACCCAGGGCTTGCAGGACGTGGACATCGTCGAGCTGGAAAGCCACCAGCACCCGGCCCGCAGCGATCTGAACCATCCCTTCGTGCAGACGGCGGTGCGGGTGGCCAGAGAGGTCTACGGCCAGGACGCCATCCTGAACCCCAGCAGCGGCGGCAGCGGCCCGATGCACCCCTTCATGGAATACGTCGGTGCGCCGGTGATCGCCCTGGGCATCGGCAATGTGGCGGGCCGCGTCCACGCCCCCAACGAGAACGTGCTGCGCCGCGACTTCGAGACCGGGGTGCAGTACGCGCTGGCATTCATGGACGCGCTGGGAGACGCGAAGGCAGAGGCCCCGACAGGGCGCTGA
- the galE gene encoding UDP-glucose 4-epimerase GalE, whose product MKLLVVGGAGYIGSHTVRQLRAAGHRVVVLDNLSSGHAEALPDDVELIKADLLDFPSVKAALEAHQPDAVIHFAALIEVGESMRAPARYYRNNVVGSLNLLQAIVETRKVPLVFSSTAAVYGTTDAVPIPETAALQPESVYGETKLMTERMIHAFHTAHGLPYTVLRYFNVCGAAAAGDIGEAHPSQSHLIELACMTALGQREKMLIFGEDYDTPDGTCIRDYVHVQDLADAHVLAVEALHAGQADAATYNVGLGHGFSVKQVLDAVDAVVGTPLEREIAPRRAGDPPRLVADATKIVQDLGFSPQFTDLQEIVQTAWNWHKGHPHGFEK is encoded by the coding sequence ATGAAACTTCTGGTCGTCGGCGGCGCAGGTTATATCGGTTCACACACAGTGCGGCAGTTGCGGGCGGCGGGGCACCGCGTGGTGGTGCTGGACAACCTCTCCAGCGGGCACGCTGAAGCCCTGCCGGACGACGTGGAACTGATCAAGGCCGACCTGCTGGATTTCCCCAGCGTCAAGGCCGCGCTGGAGGCCCACCAGCCCGACGCTGTGATTCACTTCGCCGCGCTGATAGAGGTGGGCGAGAGCATGCGCGCCCCGGCCCGCTACTACCGCAACAACGTGGTGGGCAGCCTGAATCTGCTGCAGGCCATCGTGGAGACGCGCAAGGTGCCACTGGTCTTTTCCAGCACCGCCGCCGTGTACGGCACCACCGACGCCGTGCCGATTCCCGAGACCGCCGCCCTGCAGCCCGAGAGCGTCTACGGCGAGACCAAGCTGATGACCGAGCGCATGATTCACGCCTTCCACACGGCGCACGGTCTGCCGTACACGGTCCTGCGCTACTTCAACGTGTGCGGGGCGGCTGCCGCCGGGGACATCGGCGAGGCGCACCCCAGCCAGAGCCACCTGATCGAACTGGCGTGCATGACCGCCCTGGGTCAGCGCGAGAAAATGCTGATCTTCGGCGAGGACTACGACACGCCCGACGGCACCTGCATCCGCGACTACGTGCATGTGCAGGATCTGGCCGACGCGCATGTCCTGGCGGTGGAGGCGCTGCACGCCGGGCAGGCGGACGCCGCCACCTACAACGTCGGCCTGGGCCACGGCTTCAGTGTCAAACAGGTGCTGGACGCGGTGGACGCCGTGGTGGGCACGCCGCTGGAGCGCGAGATCGCCCCCCGCCGCGCGGGTGATCCGCCCCGGCTGGTGGCCGACGCCACGAAGATCGTGCAGGACCTGGGATTTTCGCCGCAGTTCACGGACCTGCAGGAGATCGTGCAGACCGCCTGGAACTGGCACAAGGGGCATCCACACGGCTTCGAGAAGTAG
- a CDS encoding C40 family peptidase, protein MNYSRLLFPLVFAALTSTAALASTYTVKSGDTLSAIARATGTDAGTLMRLNGLNSSTIQVGQKLNIGGATVNAPVRNAAPAASTTGGAYVRTAAARFLGVRYALGGNGRNGLDCSSFTQSVFRNLGINLPRTAAGQWNTGRAVSRRDLRAGDLVFFNTMGRVASHVGLYVGDGMMANANSYKGRTVIEPLFANAYWANRYNGARRVMN, encoded by the coding sequence ATGAATTACTCCCGCCTTCTGTTCCCCCTCGTTTTCGCCGCCCTGACCAGCACCGCTGCCCTGGCCTCCACGTACACCGTCAAGAGCGGTGACACCCTGTCCGCCATCGCGCGCGCCACGGGGACGGACGCCGGCACGCTGATGCGCCTCAATGGTCTGAACAGCAGCACCATTCAGGTGGGGCAGAAGCTGAACATCGGCGGGGCCACCGTCAACGCGCCCGTCCGCAACGCCGCCCCCGCCGCCAGCACCACTGGCGGCGCTTACGTGCGGACCGCCGCCGCCCGCTTCCTGGGCGTGCGTTACGCGCTGGGCGGCAATGGCCGGAACGGGCTGGACTGCTCCAGCTTTACCCAGAGCGTGTTCCGCAACCTGGGCATCAACCTGCCGCGCACCGCCGCCGGGCAGTGGAACACAGGCCGCGCGGTCAGCCGCCGCGACCTGCGGGCGGGCGATCTGGTGTTCTTCAACACCATGGGGCGTGTCGCCAGTCATGTGGGACTGTACGTGGGCGACGGCATGATGGCGAATGCCAACAGCTACAAGGGGCGCACCGTCATCGAGCCGCTGTTCGCCAATGCGTACTGGGCCAACCGCTACAACGGCGCGCGCCGCGTCATGAACTGA